The Maridesulfovibrio frigidus DSM 17176 genome has a segment encoding these proteins:
- a CDS encoding sigma-54-dependent Fis family transcriptional regulator gives MPYVSFLKELVGELSISELQKRFLQLILNLQNVERGSIWIKKEDKIQCIEAEGKESDKILHTILSTKSKSIVGWVLENEEMTIAEGGVDKRHYKDIEEELHKKSRLILCFPLFLTSGEIYGAVQVIDTSAGGKKLNLKPEYLKILQDMVDIGSIALSNALIRQKRIAQVKALHDTIDSMYSGRFLLGVSQAFSKVMTQLASYAVTDYPILIYGESGTGKELIAREIHRRSHRKDMPMFIQNCSAIPGPLLESELFGYVKGAFTGAFENKIGLFEASSGGTVFLDELGEMEYALQAKLLRVIEENEVKPLGSNQSRKINMRIISATNKDLDQALNDGTFRQDLFYRLNVLPLFLPPLRERREDIPFLVEHFINREARFMNCPRKKLTADSIKQLKEYRWPGNIRELENFIRQLMVLCHEEIVTPADLPSYISGDQCGTETHFTHCSDTFTPFTSEEGPSPTLNMEGLTWSEVEESYAKFVLESSDGNISRASKIANVNRSTFDSRLAKLGIKK, from the coding sequence ATGCCCTACGTAAGCTTCCTGAAAGAACTTGTCGGTGAACTTTCCATCAGCGAATTACAGAAACGCTTTCTGCAGTTGATACTCAACTTACAGAATGTTGAACGGGGATCGATCTGGATAAAGAAAGAAGACAAAATTCAATGCATAGAAGCCGAAGGTAAAGAGAGCGATAAAATACTGCACACAATACTTAGCACGAAGAGCAAAAGTATTGTCGGCTGGGTTCTTGAGAACGAAGAGATGACCATTGCTGAGGGCGGGGTGGACAAGAGGCATTACAAGGATATCGAAGAAGAGCTGCACAAGAAAAGCCGCCTTATATTATGTTTTCCTTTGTTTCTTACCAGTGGAGAAATATACGGAGCCGTACAGGTTATCGACACCAGCGCGGGAGGTAAAAAACTTAACCTGAAACCTGAATACCTCAAAATTTTGCAAGATATGGTGGACATAGGTTCCATTGCCCTCTCCAATGCCCTGATCAGACAAAAAAGAATCGCGCAGGTAAAAGCTCTCCACGACACCATTGATTCAATGTATTCTGGAAGGTTTCTGCTTGGCGTAAGTCAGGCTTTCAGCAAAGTAATGACCCAGCTCGCAAGCTACGCCGTAACGGATTACCCCATCCTTATTTATGGGGAATCAGGAACGGGAAAAGAGCTTATCGCTAGAGAAATTCATAGACGAAGTCATCGTAAAGACATGCCTATGTTCATCCAGAATTGCAGCGCAATTCCCGGTCCGCTTCTGGAATCAGAACTTTTCGGATATGTAAAAGGAGCTTTCACAGGAGCATTCGAAAATAAAATCGGGCTATTTGAGGCTTCCAGCGGAGGAACAGTGTTCCTAGATGAGCTGGGTGAAATGGAATACGCTCTTCAGGCAAAATTATTGAGGGTCATCGAAGAAAACGAAGTAAAGCCTCTCGGCTCCAACCAGTCCCGTAAAATTAATATGAGGATCATATCCGCAACTAACAAGGACCTTGATCAGGCACTTAACGACGGAACTTTTCGGCAGGATCTGTTTTACAGGCTGAATGTACTGCCACTCTTTTTGCCCCCACTTCGGGAAAGACGGGAAGACATTCCGTTTCTCGTCGAACATTTCATTAATAGAGAAGCCCGTTTCATGAATTGTCCTCGAAAAAAGCTAACCGCGGACTCCATAAAACAACTTAAGGAGTACCGCTGGCCCGGTAATATCCGAGAACTTGAGAACTTCATCCGCCAGTTGATGGTGCTCTGCCATGAAGAAATTGTAACACCTGCGGATCTCCCTTCATATATCAGCGGAGATCAGTGCGGAACCGAGACTCATTTCACGCACTGCTCAGACACCTTTACGCCTTTTACAAGCGAGGAAGGCCCCAGCCCGACCCTGAACATGGAAGGGCTTACATGGAGCGAAGTGGAAGAATCTTACGCAAAATTTGTCCTCGAGAGCAGCGACGGAAATATTTCCCGTGCATCAAAAATTGCCAACGTAAATCGATCAACCTTCGATTCGCGGCTAGCAAAATTAGGCATAAAGAAATAA